A single region of the Triticum dicoccoides isolate Atlit2015 ecotype Zavitan chromosome 2B, WEW_v2.0, whole genome shotgun sequence genome encodes:
- the LOC119366413 gene encoding uncharacterized protein LOC119366413 yields the protein MGKVSGMKHKNIPTKRSAPSSSPSAPARGNPTMPFNGAASTAGEVFDEMARSGGSNDATAEFVNLLDSNTVDVDQAPFADFDYNEMEGGVDDHGGEDEVEEIDEGVYEKAQAKKDARSKSCTMLEDQILIKAWSAVSLDACTGTSQTTKRYWQRIEDQYFPMMGKYPNRTPRTFGSLQGCWDVIKPICSRWAACLEQVCNAPPSLTVESDYEKIAQQRYKGMEASEGKKIKLEHC from the exons ATGGGGAAGGTTTCGGGCATGAAGCATAAGAATATTCCTACGAAAAGGTCGGCACCTTCATCCTCTCCCTCCGCCCCGGCAAGAGGTAACCCGACGATGCCGTTTAACGGCGCTGCTTCCACCGCAGgcgaggtgtttgatgaaatggccAGAAG CGGTGGTTCAAACGATGCCACTGCCGAGTTCGTCAACTTGTTGGACTCCAACACCGTGGACGTCGATCAAGCCCCGTTCGCTGATTTCGATTACAATGAAATGGAGGGTGGCGTGGATGATCACGGTGGTGAAGATGAAGTTGAGGAGATAGACGAGGGGGTGTATGAGAAAGCACAAGCAAAAAAAGATGCGAGATCGAAGAGCTGCACAATGTTAGAGGACCAAATATTGATCAAGGCttggagtgcggtgtctcttgatgctTGCACCGGTACATCTCAAACCACCAAGaggtattggcaaaggatcgaagatCAGTACTTCCCTATGATGGGAAAGTATCCCAATAGGACTCCACGCACCTTTGGGTCACTCCAAGGTTGTTGGGACGTGATCAAGCCGATTTGTAGCCGTTGGGCTGCTTGCTTGGAACAAGTTTGCAATGCACCTCCAAGTCTAACCGTGGAATCTGACTAT GAGAAAATTGCCCAACAAAGATACAAAGGCATGGAAGCTTCCGAAGGCAAAAAA